In the genome of Spodoptera frugiperda isolate SF20-4 chromosome 22, AGI-APGP_CSIRO_Sfru_2.0, whole genome shotgun sequence, one region contains:
- the LOC118280049 gene encoding phenoloxidase-activating enzyme isoform X1, which translates to MKIFVLLSGAIFLGLVQCAKLDGSEPVACTTPDGKPGYCINIRSCRQISNLLRPPTSEKTKEFVRNSACKGPHKYSVCCRSTPASEDDDIFDSRTREGNLYCEPYMTAHPPDPSTGCCGTSATLGNKIVGSDGKGTGIDQYPWTVLIEYESKKGIDICGGVLISGRYVVTAAHCVTSAIPKYIRLGEYNITNQGPDCKLAEGGGQDCTDGVTRVPIEKIIPHPNYSFSANDKRNDIALIKLKELAPYSDFIRPICLPTKDINLSSNRNDYFTMIVVGWGATETKKYSDVKLEVKVPYVPLEQCRAYYDKFKLFQLGKGQLCAGGQNGLNNCKGDSGGPLMFKNGNLFELAGIVSFGKTDCKQGVPGVYTDIYAYKDWIMSILQTPEPQTT; encoded by the exons ATGAAGATTTTTGTGTTATTGAGCGGAGCCATATTCCTTGGACTG gTACAGTGTGCTAAACTGGATGGATCAGAGCCGGTAGCATGCACCACTCCTGATGGGAAGCCTGGCTACTGTATAAACATACGCTCGTGTCGCCAAATCTCAAATCTGCTCAGACCACCAACATCCGAAAAGACCAAAGAGTTCGTGAGGAATTCTGC ATGCAAAGGCCCCCATAAGTACAGCGTATGCTGTAGATCAACTCCCGCTAGTGAGGATGATGATATTTTCGATTCAAGAACGCGTGAAGGAAACCTATACTGTGAACCTTATATGACTGCTCATCCTCCTGATCCCAGTACTGGTTGCTGTGGCACCTCGGCTACTCTCGGCAATAAAATCGTGGGCTCGG ATGGCAAAGGAACTGGAATAGATCAGTATCCATGGACTGTCCTGATAGAGTATGAGAGTAAGAAGGGAATCGACATTTGCGGGGGTGTCCTAATCAGCGGCAGATATGTCGTCACGGCTGCACACTGCGTCACGAGCGCGATACC AAAGTATATCCGTCTGGGAGAGTACAACATAACTAACCAGGGTCCTGATTGCAAGCTGGCAGAGGGAGGTGGCCAGGACTGCACTGATGGTGTAACCAGGGTACCAATTGAGAAGATAATTCCTCATCCAAATTATAGCTTCTCTGCAAACGACAAACGAAATGATATTGCCTTGATTAAGTTGAAAGAGTTAGCTCCTTATTCAG ATTTTATCCGGCCCATTTGTTTACCGACGAAGGATATAAATTTGTCAAGTAACAGAAATGATTACTTTACTATGATCGTTGTTGGATGGGGCGCAACGGAGACAAAAAAGTACAGTGACGTCAAACTTGAAGTCAAAGTCCCTTATGTACCATTAGAA caATGCAGAGCTTATTAcgataaattcaaattatttcaattgGGGAAGGGCCAACTCTGTGCTGGTGGGCAAAACGGCTTGAATAACTGTAAGGGTGACTCCGGTGGACCATTGATGTTCAAGAATGGGAATCTCTTCGAATTGGCCGGCATCGTCAGCTTTGGCAAAACCGACTGTAAACAAGGTGTACCAGGAGTTTACACCGACATTTATGCATATAAAGATTGGATTATGAGTATACTCCAGACTCCGGAGCcgcagacaacgtaa
- the LOC118280049 gene encoding phenoloxidase-activating enzyme isoform X2 codes for MVQCAKLDGSEPVACTTPDGKPGYCINIRSCRQISNLLRPPTSEKTKEFVRNSACKGPHKYSVCCRSTPASEDDDIFDSRTREGNLYCEPYMTAHPPDPSTGCCGTSATLGNKIVGSDGKGTGIDQYPWTVLIEYESKKGIDICGGVLISGRYVVTAAHCVTSAIPKYIRLGEYNITNQGPDCKLAEGGGQDCTDGVTRVPIEKIIPHPNYSFSANDKRNDIALIKLKELAPYSDFIRPICLPTKDINLSSNRNDYFTMIVVGWGATETKKYSDVKLEVKVPYVPLEQCRAYYDKFKLFQLGKGQLCAGGQNGLNNCKGDSGGPLMFKNGNLFELAGIVSFGKTDCKQGVPGVYTDIYAYKDWIMSILQTPEPQTT; via the exons gTACAGTGTGCTAAACTGGATGGATCAGAGCCGGTAGCATGCACCACTCCTGATGGGAAGCCTGGCTACTGTATAAACATACGCTCGTGTCGCCAAATCTCAAATCTGCTCAGACCACCAACATCCGAAAAGACCAAAGAGTTCGTGAGGAATTCTGC ATGCAAAGGCCCCCATAAGTACAGCGTATGCTGTAGATCAACTCCCGCTAGTGAGGATGATGATATTTTCGATTCAAGAACGCGTGAAGGAAACCTATACTGTGAACCTTATATGACTGCTCATCCTCCTGATCCCAGTACTGGTTGCTGTGGCACCTCGGCTACTCTCGGCAATAAAATCGTGGGCTCGG ATGGCAAAGGAACTGGAATAGATCAGTATCCATGGACTGTCCTGATAGAGTATGAGAGTAAGAAGGGAATCGACATTTGCGGGGGTGTCCTAATCAGCGGCAGATATGTCGTCACGGCTGCACACTGCGTCACGAGCGCGATACC AAAGTATATCCGTCTGGGAGAGTACAACATAACTAACCAGGGTCCTGATTGCAAGCTGGCAGAGGGAGGTGGCCAGGACTGCACTGATGGTGTAACCAGGGTACCAATTGAGAAGATAATTCCTCATCCAAATTATAGCTTCTCTGCAAACGACAAACGAAATGATATTGCCTTGATTAAGTTGAAAGAGTTAGCTCCTTATTCAG ATTTTATCCGGCCCATTTGTTTACCGACGAAGGATATAAATTTGTCAAGTAACAGAAATGATTACTTTACTATGATCGTTGTTGGATGGGGCGCAACGGAGACAAAAAAGTACAGTGACGTCAAACTTGAAGTCAAAGTCCCTTATGTACCATTAGAA caATGCAGAGCTTATTAcgataaattcaaattatttcaattgGGGAAGGGCCAACTCTGTGCTGGTGGGCAAAACGGCTTGAATAACTGTAAGGGTGACTCCGGTGGACCATTGATGTTCAAGAATGGGAATCTCTTCGAATTGGCCGGCATCGTCAGCTTTGGCAAAACCGACTGTAAACAAGGTGTACCAGGAGTTTACACCGACATTTATGCATATAAAGATTGGATTATGAGTATACTCCAGACTCCGGAGCcgcagacaacgtaa